One window of Flavobacteriales bacterium genomic DNA carries:
- a CDS encoding pyridoxine 5'-phosphate synthase, which yields MTKLSVNINKLATLRNARGGDRPDLLKSALEIERFGAQGITVHPRPDERHIRYADVRALKPVLTTEFNIEGYPNASFIDLVLEVLPAQVTLVPDPPGVLTSNAGWDTRTHKAELKKVVARFKEAGIRTSLFMGTDTELIAHAVDTGTDRIELYTGPYAEQYAADRDTAVAPFTRAAEKAVALGLGLNAGHDLDLRNLAWFKAQVPGLEEVSIGHALVCDALWFGMENTVQLYLRELR from the coding sequence ATGACCAAGCTCAGTGTTAACATCAATAAGCTCGCCACATTGCGCAATGCGCGCGGCGGCGACAGGCCGGACTTGTTGAAGTCCGCGCTGGAGATCGAGCGCTTCGGGGCGCAGGGCATCACGGTGCATCCGCGGCCGGACGAGCGCCACATCCGTTACGCGGACGTGCGGGCACTGAAGCCGGTGCTCACCACCGAGTTCAACATCGAGGGTTATCCCAATGCGAGCTTCATCGACCTGGTGCTGGAGGTGCTGCCCGCGCAGGTGACACTCGTGCCGGACCCGCCGGGCGTGCTCACCAGCAATGCCGGATGGGACACGCGCACCCACAAGGCCGAACTGAAAAAGGTGGTGGCGCGCTTCAAGGAAGCAGGTATCCGTACCTCGCTCTTCATGGGCACGGACACGGAATTGATCGCGCACGCCGTGGACACGGGCACCGACCGCATCGAACTCTACACCGGGCCATATGCGGAGCAGTATGCCGCCGACCGCGACACGGCGGTGGCACCGTTCACCCGCGCGGCGGAAAAGGCCGTGGCGCTGGGCTTGGGACTGAATGCCGGACATGATCTAGACCTCCGGAATCTGGCGTGGTTCAAGGCGCAAGTGCCGGGTTTGGAAGAAGTTTCCATCGGCCATGCACTGGTGTGCGACGCTTTGTGGTTTGGTATGGAGAACACTGTGCAATTATATCTGCGTGAGTTGCGATGA
- a CDS encoding isoprenyl transferase: MRAQIDPARVPAHVAVIMDGNGRWAEKQGEQRISGHLNGVRPIRETLTAATEIGIKFLTLYAFSTENWSRPKAEVDALMELLVNTLTSEVEELHANGVRLHTIGDTDSLPPGCRSALQKAMDHTAKNERITLTLALSYSARWDILRMVRSIATDIREGRIDTHAVNEELIDERLSTRGLPDPELLIRTSGEQRISNFLLWEIAYAELWFTPVLWPDFRKEHLFQAVLDFQHRERRFGLTREQLPAS; this comes from the coding sequence TTGCGCGCGCAGATCGACCCTGCACGCGTGCCCGCGCACGTGGCCGTGATCATGGACGGCAATGGCCGTTGGGCCGAAAAACAAGGCGAGCAACGGATCAGCGGCCACCTGAACGGGGTGCGGCCGATCCGTGAGACCCTGACAGCCGCGACGGAGATCGGCATAAAATTCCTGACGCTGTACGCCTTCAGCACCGAGAACTGGAGCCGACCGAAAGCCGAGGTGGACGCTTTGATGGAACTGCTGGTGAACACCCTGACCAGCGAGGTGGAGGAGCTGCATGCGAACGGCGTGCGCCTGCATACCATCGGCGACACGGACAGCCTGCCGCCCGGATGCCGGTCCGCCCTGCAAAAGGCCATGGACCACACGGCGAAGAACGAGCGGATCACGCTCACCCTCGCGCTGAGCTACAGCGCCCGCTGGGACATTCTGCGCATGGTGCGCAGCATCGCCACGGACATCCGCGAAGGCCGGATCGATACCCATGCGGTGAACGAAGAGCTGATCGACGAACGACTGAGCACACGCGGCCTGCCCGACCCGGAACTCTTGATCCGCACCAGCGGTGAGCAGCGCATCAGCAATTTTTTGCTCTGGGAGATCGCTTACGCCGAGCTCTGGTTCACCCCCGTCCTCTGGCCCGATTTCCGCAAGGAGCACCTCTTCCAGGCCGTGCTCGACTTCCAGCACCGCGAACGGCGCTTCGGCCTCACCCGTGAACAACTTCCCGCCTCTTGA
- a CDS encoding endonuclease/exonuclease/phosphatase family protein: MSIPSRLLLLIASALIIHGATAQNDKARYEPRCIGFWNLENLYDTLDGPNDDAEFLPTSAKLWNTERYERKLQHLARVIGEMGTDIHPDGLVCLGLSEVEDRGVVEDLVKTSPLDKRHYQIIHHDSPDRRGIDVAFIYNPKFFTVLHERTYPLRDPSDSLFRTRDLLLVTGLMDADTVSVLVNHWPSRYGGEKRSLPNRIRAAELGRHIIDSLMARNAEANILYMGDLNDDPVDPAVRKYLNTTGDKDMATGKKLFNPMYDLYKKGIGTLAWRDSWNLFDQIVLSPALVTGAGGSYRYYGVRVYNQPYLRQQDGNYAGYPFRTYVGDQYQGGYSDHFPVYVILVKPVQ; encoded by the coding sequence ATGAGCATTCCTTCCCGTCTCCTATTGCTGATCGCCAGCGCTCTTATCATCCACGGTGCCACCGCCCAGAATGACAAAGCCCGCTATGAGCCGCGTTGCATCGGCTTTTGGAACTTGGAGAACTTGTACGACACCCTCGACGGACCCAACGACGACGCCGAGTTCCTGCCCACCAGTGCCAAGTTGTGGAACACTGAACGATATGAGCGGAAATTGCAGCACCTCGCACGCGTGATCGGCGAGATGGGCACCGACATCCACCCGGACGGCCTGGTGTGTTTGGGCCTCTCTGAAGTGGAGGACCGTGGCGTGGTTGAGGACCTCGTCAAGACCTCCCCGTTGGACAAGCGTCATTACCAGATCATCCACCACGACAGCCCGGACCGCCGCGGTATCGACGTGGCCTTCATCTATAACCCGAAGTTCTTCACCGTCCTTCATGAGCGGACCTATCCACTTCGCGATCCCTCCGACAGCCTCTTTCGCACGCGTGATCTGCTGTTGGTGACCGGCCTGATGGACGCCGACACGGTCAGCGTTCTGGTGAACCACTGGCCTTCCCGATATGGCGGTGAAAAGCGCTCACTGCCCAACCGCATCCGCGCTGCGGAACTGGGAAGGCACATCATCGATTCGCTGATGGCCCGAAATGCCGAGGCCAACATCCTGTACATGGGCGACCTCAATGACGATCCCGTGGACCCTGCCGTCCGCAAATACCTCAACACCACCGGTGACAAGGACATGGCCACAGGAAAGAAGCTGTTCAATCCGATGTACGACCTTTACAAGAAGGGCATCGGAACCCTTGCTTGGCGCGATTCCTGGAACCTCTTCGACCAGATCGTCCTCTCTCCCGCGCTGGTCACCGGGGCTGGTGGCAGCTACCGCTATTACGGAGTGCGCGTGTACAACCAGCCCTATCTCCGGCAGCAGGACGGGAACTATGCGGGATATCCCTTCCGCACCTATGTGGGCGATCAGTACCAAGGCGGCTACAGCGACCACTTCCCCGTGTATGTGATCTTGGTGAAGCCGGTGCAGTAG
- a CDS encoding alpha/beta fold hydrolase, translating into MSVDLFFRREGTGTPVVILHGLFGSSDNFGSIGRTLSNEFDMVLVDERDHGRSPHTEHITYPLMAEDVQALVTKLGLKDIVLVGHSMGGKTAMTFAQRWPELLKHLVVIDISPRQYSIGDHAAIIEALRTSDPASKGSRKEIEVHLSNYVPEPGVVQFLMKSLYWEKPDRLAWRFNVPVLHRDLDNILAAMGPEVVRVPTLFIRGGKSGYITREDLPQLKEQFPKSRVETVPFAGHWVHAQAPDEVMDFIRSVA; encoded by the coding sequence ATGAGCGTAGACCTCTTTTTCCGCCGGGAAGGCACCGGCACCCCCGTAGTGATCCTGCACGGGCTTTTTGGCAGTAGCGACAATTTTGGCAGCATCGGGCGCACGCTCAGCAATGAGTTCGACATGGTGCTGGTGGACGAGCGCGACCACGGGCGCTCGCCGCACACGGAGCACATCACCTACCCGCTGATGGCGGAGGACGTGCAAGCCTTGGTGACGAAGCTCGGCCTGAAGGACATCGTGCTCGTAGGCCACAGCATGGGCGGCAAGACGGCGATGACCTTCGCGCAACGCTGGCCGGAGCTGCTGAAGCACTTGGTGGTGATCGACATCAGTCCGCGCCAGTATTCCATCGGTGACCATGCCGCGATCATCGAAGCCTTGCGCACCAGCGATCCCGCAAGCAAAGGTTCGCGCAAGGAAATAGAGGTCCATCTTTCCAACTATGTTCCCGAGCCCGGCGTGGTGCAGTTCCTGATGAAGAGCCTGTATTGGGAAAAGCCGGACCGATTGGCCTGGCGCTTCAACGTGCCCGTGCTGCACCGCGACTTGGACAACATCCTTGCGGCGATGGGGCCGGAGGTCGTCCGTGTTCCCACGCTCTTCATCCGCGGCGGCAAGAGCGGCTACATCACGCGGGAAGACCTGCCACAGCTGAAGGAGCAATTCCCGAAAAGCCGGGTGGAGACCGTTCCTTTCGCAGGCCATTGGGTGCATGCACAGGCTCCCGATGAGGTGATGGACTTCATCCGCTCCGTGGCATGA
- a CDS encoding BamA/TamA family outer membrane protein yields MIAVPHANAGPIDIGAHHHGPPRCLSGRGLLFPLLLLATLGSFAQQRVMDFTGPFGVSGILVEGNRRTKERIILRELTFRQGDTLTADELYERLARSSENLLNLGLFNTATLLPTYLGPHEVFITITLNERWFWWPTPIVRFADPNFNTWWLTKDLSRLNIGAWFFRYNMRGRNETLFAKVQLGYSKEFGLNYRVPFVDKRQRWGFEVGGAYGEQDEITIGTVGNKRVLLKTPKDNIYHYWKAGAKVILRRGHDVRHYLGASWTDATVRDTVVRRNPEYLTSGMQEMAYLSLNYALVLDQRDSRSFPLSGSYAKLLLDHNGIGPEQPDVTSLRALVQRSWKRGQRWSFGGSLNGKVSAGSEDHYYLQEGLGYDEHLRGYEYYIIDGQHYFLGKANIFFALLKPRTFQADFIPFRAFRTLYLAVYLNAFSDQGYVWDERNGALNPLANHWQQSYGLGLDIVTSYDQVLRLEYAVNGLSETGLYLHFTQPF; encoded by the coding sequence ATGATCGCCGTGCCTCACGCCAACGCGGGTCCGATAGACATCGGAGCTCACCACCACGGGCCGCCCCGATGCCTATCGGGGCGGGGCCTGCTCTTCCCGTTGCTCCTCTTGGCCACTTTGGGTTCTTTCGCGCAGCAGCGCGTCATGGACTTCACCGGCCCCTTCGGCGTGTCGGGCATCCTGGTGGAAGGGAACCGGCGTACCAAGGAACGGATCATCCTGCGCGAGCTCACCTTCCGGCAAGGGGATACGCTCACCGCCGACGAACTCTACGAACGGCTCGCTCGCAGCAGCGAAAACCTGCTCAACCTCGGCTTGTTCAACACCGCCACGCTGCTCCCCACCTACCTCGGGCCGCACGAGGTCTTCATCACCATCACACTGAACGAACGCTGGTTCTGGTGGCCCACGCCCATCGTGCGTTTCGCCGACCCCAACTTCAACACGTGGTGGCTCACCAAGGATCTTTCACGCCTCAACATCGGCGCTTGGTTCTTCCGCTACAACATGCGCGGGCGCAACGAGACGCTCTTCGCAAAAGTGCAATTGGGCTACTCCAAGGAATTCGGGCTCAACTACCGCGTGCCCTTCGTGGACAAGCGCCAGCGTTGGGGCTTCGAGGTGGGCGGTGCCTATGGCGAACAGGACGAGATCACCATCGGCACGGTGGGCAACAAGCGCGTGCTGTTGAAGACCCCGAAGGACAACATCTACCACTATTGGAAGGCCGGCGCGAAAGTGATCCTGCGCCGCGGACATGACGTCCGGCACTACCTCGGAGCCTCTTGGACCGATGCCACCGTGCGCGACACCGTGGTGCGGCGCAATCCGGAATACCTCACCTCCGGAATGCAGGAGATGGCCTACCTCAGCCTGAACTATGCACTGGTGCTCGACCAACGGGACTCGCGCTCCTTCCCGCTCAGCGGCAGCTACGCGAAGCTGCTGTTGGACCACAACGGCATCGGCCCGGAGCAGCCCGATGTCACGTCTCTGCGAGCCTTGGTGCAGCGCAGTTGGAAGCGGGGCCAACGCTGGAGCTTTGGCGGCAGCCTGAACGGCAAAGTCTCCGCCGGCAGCGAGGACCACTACTATCTCCAGGAGGGTCTGGGCTATGATGAACACCTGCGCGGCTACGAGTACTACATCATCGATGGACAGCACTATTTCTTAGGCAAGGCCAACATCTTCTTCGCGCTGCTGAAACCGCGCACCTTCCAAGCGGACTTCATCCCCTTCCGTGCCTTCCGGACGCTCTACCTCGCGGTGTACCTCAACGCCTTCAGTGACCAAGGCTACGTGTGGGACGAGCGGAACGGAGCATTGAACCCCTTGGCCAACCATTGGCAACAGAGCTACGGCCTTGGGTTGGACATCGTGACGAGCTACGATCAGGTGCTGCGCTTGGAGTACGCTGTGAACGGCCTGTCGGAGACGGGATTGTACCTACATTTCACCCAACCGTTCTGA
- a CDS encoding NAD kinase, which produces MRIGTHGRLYPAAAAATINRILERMTAAGATPVVERGLAERMAEANYPVAEGTELMDRVEGAKLDVLVSLGGDGSFLDSVNFIGSNPVPMLGINLGRLGFLSNTRIEDVDATLKALMERRYSIEERSLLTMEGCASFGTHNSALNEVSLHKRDGATMIAIHAHLDGRFLNTYWADGIIIATPTGSTAYSLSCGGPLLAPGCDAMVVTPISPHNLNVRPFVLPGDSNLTLTVDARGEKYLVNLDSRSEVLDQPCDLVVRRAPYRMQLVQLEGQNFLDTLRSKLAWGLDIRSSRPGFQAG; this is translated from the coding sequence ATGCGCATAGGAACACATGGCCGCTTGTATCCGGCGGCGGCGGCGGCCACGATCAACCGGATCCTGGAGCGGATGACCGCCGCAGGGGCCACGCCCGTGGTGGAGCGCGGCCTGGCCGAGCGCATGGCCGAGGCCAACTACCCGGTGGCTGAAGGCACCGAGTTGATGGACCGCGTGGAAGGCGCCAAATTGGACGTACTAGTGAGCTTGGGGGGAGATGGCAGCTTTCTCGACAGCGTGAACTTCATCGGCAGCAACCCTGTGCCCATGCTCGGGATCAACCTCGGCCGGCTCGGTTTCCTCAGCAACACCCGGATCGAGGATGTGGACGCTACGTTGAAGGCCCTCATGGAGCGGCGTTACAGCATTGAGGAGCGCAGTCTGTTGACCATGGAAGGCTGCGCCAGCTTCGGCACGCACAACAGCGCCTTGAATGAGGTAAGCCTCCACAAGCGCGACGGCGCCACCATGATCGCCATCCATGCCCACTTGGACGGCCGCTTCCTCAACACCTACTGGGCGGACGGCATCATCATCGCCACGCCCACCGGCAGCACCGCCTACTCCCTCAGTTGCGGAGGCCCGCTGCTGGCCCCCGGCTGCGATGCCATGGTCGTTACGCCCATCTCGCCGCACAACCTGAACGTGCGACCCTTCGTTCTGCCCGGTGACAGCAACCTCACCCTCACCGTGGACGCGCGTGGCGAGAAGTACCTCGTGAACCTCGACTCCCGCAGCGAAGTGCTGGACCAACCCTGCGACCTCGTGGTGCGCCGTGCCCCCTACCGCATGCAATTGGTGCAGCTGGAAGGCCAGAATTTCCTGGATACCCTGCGCTCGAAGTTGGCGTGGGGACTGGACATCCGGTCCTCGCGGCCGGGGTTTCAGGCGGGGTAG
- a CDS encoding T9SS type A sorting domain-containing protein, with protein sequence MKWYQSGLFVVLCMLGTATLSAQTIDDARNTAIGSSVTISGIVTSGPSLGGVRYVQDASGGIAAFPGSGSVPGFSPDMGDAITLTGTLTEYNGLLEITPISAFSVNSSGNTLPDAEVIPPDGLDESVESRVVRIEGVYFSGSGVFSAGTWPVQAGPLTANVYLRSGHPLIGTAVPTGPVDITGIASQYDNSPPYTSGYQLLPRGSADIVPHPFISIIPPVEQSNLVPDGFHLTWQTNLPGSSQVFYGTTPALGSLAGDGIATETHDVQLTGLQSATFYYAQAFSVADSDTAFSLTGLYSTASTSSGAIAVYFTQSVDHSVSSGVDAIALFQATDDTIKAYIDRAQQTLDIAMYNTNSTMLVSAVNAAKARGVQVRWIAEGSNNNTALSGLDPSIPVLYRTDGLGSGTHDKFFIADAEDTQRATIMGGSCNWTVQSFFDDYNNIVFIQDQALARCYRMEFEEMWGGSGAQPVLALSRFGPDKTDNTPHLFNVGGKEVESWFSPSDGVTDHIVHELNAAQSSVRLALYAFTQNDLGDAVVAAYQRPGVLVEGDIEDVDGIGAEFNYLVGQGIDLHSHLDEPGLLHHKYAILDEGVTGDPRVITGSHNWTAAAETVNDENTLVIHDATVANLFYQEWYARHNDATGIAETTSSDNMRVWPVPANNWIKVRPAADGTALITVHDATGREVLRTDANGAITVPTSDLPSGLYTVTSLQNGVRSQRLITIAR encoded by the coding sequence ATGAAATGGTATCAGTCCGGACTTTTCGTGGTCCTGTGCATGCTCGGCACGGCCACCTTGTCAGCGCAAACAATTGACGATGCACGCAACACAGCGATCGGCAGCAGTGTCACCATCAGCGGCATTGTCACCTCCGGCCCTTCGCTGGGCGGAGTGCGTTATGTGCAAGATGCCAGCGGAGGCATCGCCGCCTTCCCGGGCAGTGGGTCCGTGCCCGGCTTCTCGCCCGACATGGGAGATGCCATCACGCTTACCGGCACGCTCACCGAATACAACGGCCTGTTGGAGATCACGCCCATCAGCGCGTTCTCCGTCAACAGCTCGGGCAACACCTTGCCAGATGCGGAAGTGATCCCTCCGGACGGGCTGGATGAATCCGTGGAGTCGCGCGTGGTGCGCATCGAAGGGGTCTACTTCAGCGGCTCCGGCGTCTTTTCCGCCGGCACATGGCCTGTTCAGGCGGGTCCGTTGACGGCCAACGTCTACCTCCGTTCCGGGCATCCGTTGATCGGGACCGCCGTACCCACCGGCCCGGTGGACATTACCGGCATAGCCTCGCAGTATGATAATTCGCCGCCATACACCAGTGGCTATCAGTTGTTGCCCCGTGGCTCGGCTGATATTGTTCCGCATCCGTTCATCAGCATCATTCCCCCTGTGGAACAATCGAACCTCGTGCCGGACGGCTTTCATCTCACTTGGCAGACAAACCTGCCGGGTTCTTCGCAGGTGTTCTATGGCACCACCCCGGCGCTCGGCTCCTTGGCCGGTGACGGCATCGCCACGGAAACTCACGACGTGCAGCTCACCGGCCTGCAGTCCGCCACCTTCTACTATGCGCAGGCATTCTCCGTGGCCGACAGTGACACCGCATTCTCCCTCACCGGCCTGTACTCCACCGCCTCCACCTCCAGCGGGGCCATCGCGGTGTACTTCACCCAAAGCGTGGACCACAGCGTGAGCAGCGGCGTCGATGCGATCGCGCTGTTCCAGGCCACCGACGACACCATCAAGGCCTACATCGACCGCGCGCAGCAGACGCTGGACATCGCCATGTACAACACCAACAGCACCATGCTTGTTTCCGCCGTGAACGCTGCCAAGGCACGCGGTGTTCAGGTGCGCTGGATCGCCGAGGGAAGCAACAACAACACGGCACTTTCAGGGCTGGATCCAAGCATTCCCGTGCTGTACCGCACCGATGGGCTGGGCAGCGGCACGCACGATAAATTCTTCATCGCCGATGCCGAGGACACCCAGCGCGCCACCATCATGGGCGGCTCCTGCAACTGGACCGTGCAGAGCTTCTTTGACGACTACAACAACATCGTCTTCATCCAGGACCAGGCCTTGGCGCGGTGCTACCGCATGGAGTTCGAGGAAATGTGGGGCGGCAGCGGCGCACAGCCCGTACTTGCTCTCAGCCGTTTCGGGCCGGACAAGACGGACAATACGCCGCACCTTTTCAACGTGGGCGGCAAGGAGGTGGAAAGCTGGTTCTCCCCTTCCGACGGCGTGACCGACCACATCGTTCATGAGCTGAATGCCGCCCAGAGCAGTGTGCGGCTCGCCCTGTACGCCTTCACGCAGAATGACCTCGGTGACGCCGTTGTCGCCGCCTACCAGCGCCCCGGAGTGCTGGTGGAAGGGGATATTGAGGACGTCGACGGCATAGGCGCCGAATTCAACTACCTCGTGGGACAAGGCATAGACCTGCATTCACACCTGGATGAACCCGGTCTGTTACACCATAAGTACGCTATCCTGGATGAAGGCGTCACCGGCGACCCGCGTGTGATCACCGGCAGCCACAACTGGACCGCGGCGGCCGAAACGGTGAACGATGAGAACACCTTAGTGATCCATGATGCCACGGTGGCCAACCTGTTCTACCAGGAATGGTACGCACGCCATAACGATGCAACAGGCATCGCAGAGACCACCTCTTCAGACAACATGCGCGTGTGGCCGGTCCCTGCGAACAACTGGATCAAGGTGCGGCCCGCCGCCGATGGGACGGCGCTGATCACCGTGCATGATGCGACCGGAAGGGAAGTGCTGCGCACCGATGCGAACGGAGCGATCACCGTGCCGACCAGCGACCTGCCATCAGGCTTGTACACGGTGACCAGCTTGCAGAACGGAGTCCGCTCCCAGCGGTTGATCACGATCGCGCGGTAA
- the rfaD gene encoding ADP-glyceromanno-heptose 6-epimerase, which produces MIVVTGAAGFIGSRLLVELQERGYADLVAVDDFSHPEKAPNLEGVKLSARVERSVFPAWIDANENQIQFIFHLGARTDTTEFNKAIFDELNVRSSQQIWERCAKYAIPLVYASSAATYGVGELGYGDTDDALPYELKPLNPYGESKNEFDKWALQQEAKPYFWAGLKFFNVYGPNEYHKGRMASVVFHAFNQISAGGGMKLFRSHKPEYTDGGQLRDFVYVKDLCNVCIFLMEHRKHSGIYNLGTGKARTFLDLARGVFKAMGKPEQIAFIDTPADIRDKYQYFTEAPMEKLRSIGYDAPFHTLEEGIEDYVKDFLLKR; this is translated from the coding sequence ATGATCGTTGTCACCGGTGCCGCAGGTTTCATTGGAAGCCGTCTCTTGGTCGAACTGCAGGAACGCGGCTACGCGGACCTCGTGGCCGTGGATGATTTCTCGCATCCGGAGAAAGCCCCGAACCTCGAAGGCGTGAAGCTCAGCGCCCGTGTGGAACGCTCGGTATTCCCCGCATGGATCGATGCGAACGAGAACCAGATCCAGTTCATCTTCCACCTCGGTGCCCGCACGGACACCACCGAGTTCAACAAAGCGATCTTCGACGAGCTTAACGTGCGTTCCAGCCAACAGATCTGGGAGCGCTGTGCGAAATATGCGATCCCTTTGGTGTACGCCTCTTCCGCAGCGACTTACGGCGTCGGTGAGCTGGGCTACGGCGATACCGACGATGCGCTTCCTTATGAACTGAAGCCGCTCAATCCCTACGGCGAGAGCAAGAACGAATTCGACAAGTGGGCCTTGCAGCAGGAGGCCAAGCCCTACTTCTGGGCCGGCCTGAAGTTCTTCAACGTCTATGGTCCGAACGAGTACCACAAAGGCCGAATGGCCTCCGTGGTCTTCCATGCGTTCAACCAGATCAGCGCCGGCGGAGGAATGAAGCTGTTCCGCAGCCACAAACCGGAATACACCGACGGTGGCCAGCTCCGGGATTTCGTCTACGTAAAGGATCTGTGTAACGTCTGCATTTTCCTGATGGAACACCGAAAGCATTCCGGTATCTACAACCTCGGCACCGGCAAGGCCCGCACCTTTTTAGACCTCGCTCGCGGCGTCTTCAAGGCCATGGGAAAACCCGAGCAGATCGCCTTCATCGACACACCGGCGGACATCCGGGACAAGTACCAGTACTTCACCGAAGCTCCGATGGAAAAGCTGCGCAGCATCGGCTACGATGCGCCATTCCACA
- a CDS encoding CBS domain-containing protein produces MQAIDLISKAILPLNPRDPVARALDLMDEFKTSVLPVVANGRLLGLMKDSATLDNSNPAATVEKLMDRVEIPYVRDRQHLYDVLKLMAELGLPIVPVLDMGGNYLGVVSEHEAMRRMAELVNASAAGSVLVLEMARNDYSLQQIARIVEDEGARILSVYTSDLPDSMRMEVTLKVNHDDVRAILQAFERFEYTVHTTFQGSKAEDDLRDRYEDVMRIIKM; encoded by the coding sequence ATGCAAGCCATAGACCTGATCTCCAAAGCCATACTCCCGCTGAACCCGCGCGATCCCGTGGCGCGCGCCTTGGACCTGATGGACGAGTTCAAGACGAGCGTGCTGCCCGTGGTGGCCAACGGACGGCTGCTCGGCCTGATGAAGGACAGTGCGACATTGGACAACAGCAACCCGGCGGCCACGGTGGAAAAACTGATGGACCGGGTGGAGATCCCCTACGTGCGCGACCGGCAGCACCTCTATGACGTGCTGAAGTTGATGGCCGAGCTCGGCCTGCCGATAGTGCCTGTGCTGGACATGGGCGGCAACTACCTCGGGGTGGTCAGCGAGCACGAGGCGATGCGCCGCATGGCGGAATTAGTGAACGCGAGCGCGGCGGGCAGCGTGCTGGTGCTGGAGATGGCGCGGAACGACTATTCCCTGCAACAGATCGCCCGCATCGTGGAGGATGAAGGGGCCCGGATATTGAGCGTGTACACCTCTGATCTGCCGGACAGCATGCGGATGGAGGTGACCCTAAAGGTCAACCACGACGACGTCCGCGCGATCCTCCAAGCCTTCGAGCGCTTCGAGTACACCGTCCACACCACCTTCCAAGGCTCCAAGGCGGAGGACGACTTGCGCGACCGTTATGAGGACGTGATGCGCATCATTAAAATGTGA